The window GAATATAGTCATTCCTATTTAAAATAGAGTAAAGTTCATCGTTAGGAATTGTTCTTATCTCTTCTGCAAAATAGTATTTTACACCAAGATGATCAGCTCTATCAAAAAGCCTTTTTGTGTTAGAGAATTTTTGAATTCCAAAAACATTGTAATCAAAATTAAGGTTCTTTTCTTTACATATATCAGCTATTTGTAAAAACATAGTTCCTGAATTTCTTCCGTTAGAGTACTCTCTCATATCAAAGTGGGCATCAAAGTTTATGATTCCAATTTTAGGGGTTGTATTTTTTTCTAAAGCGTATTGTAAAATACCACTATAGTTAGCAAAGGCTATATCATGTCCACCGCCTAAAAGAACAACTAAGAAATTTCTCTTCTTAAGTTCTGCAACAATATTAGCTAATTCAGTATGTGCAGATTCAAGATCATGCCCAACAACTTCAATTGGAAACTTTAAATCATAAAATTTTAGATTCTCTTTAAATATAGGAAAGCCTGACAAAGCTTTTTTAACTTGAATCCATCCATCTTTAGCTCCCAATCTTCCAGAGTTTCTTCTCACACCTTCATCCGAGTTAAAACTAACAAAACATACTTTTTTTTCATCGAAGTCCACATTAACTAACTCTTCAAGAGTCATAATTTTAACAACTTGATGAATTCTAAGAACATCTAACTCTTCACCGTCTACTCTTCCATTCCAGTACATAACTCACTCCTGTTATTTATCTAATAGTTTATTAATTAAGTCTTCACTAGCAATATATGGTAGTGTGATGTGATCAGTTCCAAGATTATTGTTATTAAACTCGATAACTGTTTCAATAGAGTGTGGGTTTCTTGCCCAAGCTCTTCTTGCAACCCCTCCCATAACATCCCAAGGCATAGCTGTAGATAAGATCTCATCTACTCTCTTGCTTCCATCTAGGACCATTCCAAATCCACCATTGATAGATTTCCCTATCCCTACTCCTCCACCATTGTGAAGAGCAATCATAGTCATTCCTCTAGCTGCATTTCCGGCAAAACATTGAGTTGCCATATCAGCCATGATATTACTTCCATCTTTAATGTTTGAAGTTTCTCTGAATGGAGAATCAGTTCCAGATACATCATGATGATCACGTCCTAACATAACAGGACCAATCTCTCCTTTTCTAACCATGTCATTGAATTTTAAAGCTATAGCAGTTCTACTCATAGCATCTTGATAGAATATTCTAGCTTGAGTTCCAACAACAAGGCCATTTTCGTCGGCATCTTTAATCCAAACATAGTTATCTCTGTCTTGGTATCTTCTATTTGGATCAACTAACTCTAGAGCGGCAGCATCAGTTTTAAGTAAATCCTCTTTTTTTCCAGATAAACAAACCCATCTAAAAGGACCATATCCATAATCGAATAATTCAGGACCTAAAATATCTTCAACGTATGATGGGAATATAAATCCACCTTTATCGTCTCTTCCATTTTTTGAAATCTCTTTAATTCCTATATCATATATAGATTTTAGGAAGCTATTACCATAATCAAAGAAATACACACCTTTACTAGTTAAACTTTTAATAACATTATAGTGTCTTTCTAAAGTTTCATCAACTAATTTTCTAAATGTTTTTCTGTCTTCAGCTAGAAGTCTAGTTCTCTCTTCAAATGTTATTCCAACAGGACAATATCCTCCATCGTAAACAGCATGACAAGAAGTTTGATCAGATAGAAGATCTATATGAATGTTGTTTTTGTCAGCGTATTCTAATAAATCTACAATATTACCCTGATAAGCTATGGCATATGGAGTTTTAGAATTCATTTTCTCTTTTGCTAAAGTGAAAACTTCAGCTGGAGTAGAAAGGAATTTGTTTATCCATCCTTGTTCTAATCTAGTTTGAATTCTAGATAGATCTACTTCTGCAATAATAGAAACCCCTTTAGCAATTACAGTAGCTTTTCCTTGAGCTCCACTCATTCCACCAAGACCTGACGTAACAAAAAGTTTTCCTCTTAAGTCACCATCAGCAGGAACTCCACAGAAAAGTCTACCAGCGTTTAAGATTGTTGAATAAGTTCCATGAACAATTCCTTGTGGACCGATATACATCCATCCACCTGCTGTCATCTGTCCATAATTAGCAACTCCAAGGGCAGCTCCTCTAGCCCAGTTATCATAGTCATCAAAAGCTCCAATCATAAGACCATTAGTTATTATAACTCTAGGAGATGAAGGATGAGATTTAAAAAGTCCAGTCGGGTGACCTGAAGCTACAACAAGAGTTTGATCCATTGTTATATTTTCAAGATACTTTTTAATTAATCTATATTGCATCCAGTTTTGACAAACTTGTCCTGTTTCACCATAAGTAACAAGTTCATAAGGATAAAGAGCGATGTCAAAATCAAGGTTATTATCAATCATAACTTGGATAGCTTTAGCATCGGTACAGTTTCCTTTGTATTCAAATATAGGTTTACCATAGATATTTCCAGTTGGTCTAAATCTATACCCATATATTCTCCCATAAGTCTTAAGTTCATCTAAAAACTCAGGAGC of the Cetobacterium sp. ZOR0034 genome contains:
- a CDS encoding urocanate hydratase, with product MLNQEIFNAMTIKLTAADIPLEIQKFDPKIRRAPKRVVHLEKDEIALALKNALRYIPEEFHEMLAPEFLDELKTYGRIYGYRFRPTGNIYGKPIFEYKGNCTDAKAIQVMIDNNLDFDIALYPYELVTYGETGQVCQNWMQYRLIKKYLENITMDQTLVVASGHPTGLFKSHPSSPRVIITNGLMIGAFDDYDNWARGAALGVANYGQMTAGGWMYIGPQGIVHGTYSTILNAGRLFCGVPADGDLRGKLFVTSGLGGMSGAQGKATVIAKGVSIIAEVDLSRIQTRLEQGWINKFLSTPAEVFTLAKEKMNSKTPYAIAYQGNIVDLLEYADKNNIHIDLLSDQTSCHAVYDGGYCPVGITFEERTRLLAEDRKTFRKLVDETLERHYNVIKSLTSKGVYFFDYGNSFLKSIYDIGIKEISKNGRDDKGGFIFPSYVEDILGPELFDYGYGPFRWVCLSGKKEDLLKTDAAALELVDPNRRYQDRDNYVWIKDADENGLVVGTQARIFYQDAMSRTAIALKFNDMVRKGEIGPVMLGRDHHDVSGTDSPFRETSNIKDGSNIMADMATQCFAGNAARGMTMIALHNGGGVGIGKSINGGFGMVLDGSKRVDEILSTAMPWDVMGGVARRAWARNPHSIETVIEFNNNNLGTDHITLPYIASEDLINKLLDK
- the hutG gene encoding formimidoylglutamase: MYWNGRVDGEELDVLRIHQVVKIMTLEELVNVDFDEKKVCFVSFNSDEGVRRNSGRLGAKDGWIQVKKALSGFPIFKENLKFYDLKFPIEVVGHDLESAHTELANIVAELKKRNFLVVLLGGGHDIAFANYSGILQYALEKNTTPKIGIINFDAHFDMREYSNGRNSGTMFLQIADICKEKNLNFDYNVFGIQKFSNTKRLFDRADHLGVKYYFAEEIRTIPNDELYSILNRNDYIHLTLCTDVFHITSAPGVSAPQTFGVNPRNALPLLKTIARYSKNLTIDVAEINPTFDYDDRTSRLMANIIYELILCHFE